ACCCTGTCAATGCACCGAACAGGAAGAGAGCCGCAATTCCGGCCAATATGGCGAGCAGGCGATCATTGAACAGAGACGCTTGATCAAGGTCCTGAGTGTCATTGTCCGTCATCGAAAATTTCCTCGATAGAAAGGTTGAAGAGGCGCGCCAGCCGGAAGGCGAGGGGAAGTGAGGGATCATGCTTGCCAGTCTCGATTGCGTTGACCGCTTGGCGCGAGACGTCGAGCCGCACCGCCAATTCGGCCTGGCTCCAGTCGCGCTCTGCACGCAGAACTTTGAGACGGTTATTCATGGCTGGATGTATCCGCAGCAGTAAGTGGCCACAGCATCGCTTAAGCAACCATCAGCTTGGCAAGCGTCGCAGCGATGTCACCAATGGCATAGCCGGCGAGCAGGAAAGTGGCGTTAGCGAGAATGTGCGGAGCGCGTTGGCGAAGTTGGTTGCGAATTAACATGTAGGCATCCTTGTCATTGGTTCATGACTTTATGTCAGGTTACCCTTACTTTATGTCGTGACTTGTTTCCAATGTCAATACAACCTTACATTATGTCGGCATAACGCGACTATCCAAAGCCTAAACCTTTCAATTCAGGCGATTACATTTCTTGAAAACTGCCAAATTAGTGGAGGCGTTCGGCGTATAGTCCGCGTTCTGTGAGCATGTTCTGGACCGAATCATTACCTTCGAAATGGCCAGCGCCAACCGCCAACAGAATCGTGCCGGGCGTGTCCAAACGGTTTTCCAACCATTCCGCCCAATTACGGTTTCTGTCGGTCAGCAGCACTTGATAGATTTGCCGTCCGAATTCGGTTTCCTTCATCTCTTCCATACCAAGATCTTCAAGAATCCCCTGCGCCCAGCTGTGTTCGGAAGAGAATGGATCGGCCTCGCTAGACCCGGTGCCGTTATCCTCGGCGCCATTCAAATCACCGAAGAAGTCCGCAAGGTCTTTGCCATCCCACTTGCTCAATTCATCATCGAGTTCTTTGATCAAACCATTCTCGTCGATACCCAGCAAGGCTGCCATCACTGCGCTGCTGTCTTCAATCGATCCGATCGGTTTGTCGGCCGCTTTGAATTCGGCCTCAAGCACCGTTTCAACGCCATAATCGGCTACCGAACCCTGCGTTTCACCGAAGTTGAGCCCAGCGCCAAGTAAGGAGAGCATGAGCGGCATTCGGTCGAAAAAGTCCCGCGGCATATCGACCCCGTCACCAATAGCGAACCATTTTGCGCGATTAGCCTCTGATAACCGCTCTGAAATCGTAACGCGATCATCGCTCATCGTGGTGACGAGCAAATCGGAAATGAACTTTCCAATCACTTCGTCGCCATCCTCATCGCTGGTTTC
This genomic window from Pontixanthobacter aestiaquae contains:
- a CDS encoding helix-turn-helix transcriptional regulator, whose translation is MNNRLKVLRAERDWSQAELAVRLDVSRQAVNAIETGKHDPSLPLAFRLARLFNLSIEEIFDDGQ
- a CDS encoding TraB/GumN family protein, which encodes MRKIWAVFGQIVSTAGRAAVDKTAKKLRYDVPDTQPDGSMKLFASCITLGALLFAPQAIAQECDDQTCKQEWAALKKEQKKKRAAEAQAQRSLVTVWPAPIKVVQDYQPNPAIWRLADLDTTIYMFGTFHVLPKDFKWRSAALNSIVEEVDELVVETSDEDGDEVIGKFISDLLVTTMSDDRVTISERLSEANRAKWFAIGDGVDMPRDFFDRMPLMLSLLGAGLNFGETQGSVADYGVETVLEAEFKAADKPIGSIEDSSAVMAALLGIDENGLIKELDDELSKWDGKDLADFFGDLNGAEDNGTGSSEADPFSSEHSWAQGILEDLGMEEMKETEFGRQIYQVLLTDRNRNWAEWLENRLDTPGTILLAVGAGHFEGNDSVQNMLTERGLYAERLH